In Pseudosulfitobacter pseudonitzschiae, the sequence CTCCGAGCCGCGCGCCAACCGCCTGTCGATGATGGCGGGGCTGTTGAACGTGTCGATGATGTGGCTGATCAACGGCGAAGGCGACGGTCTGGCCTCGCCCGAGGAAGATCCGCTGCCGCGCGACATGCGCCTGCTGCTGGCCGACCTGCGGTCACTGCGCGCCGATCTGGTGTCCAAGGCCGAACAGGTGGCCCGAATGGAAAAAACCTTGCGCAAGCTGGTACAGGAAACAACCGATGTCTGAAGTGCACGAACACCGTCTGAAACGCCTGAAAATGCGCTCGATGCGGCGCGGGATCAAGGAAATGGATATCATCCTCGAAGCCTATGCCGACGACACGCTGCATCTGATGGATGACGCGGAACTGACGCTTTACGACGAGATGCTGAACGAAAATGATCAGGATCTCTATCAATGGGTCACGGGGCAGGTTGCCGCCCCGCCCAGATTCTCGGGGCTGATCGGGCGGATTTCCCTGCAATTCCAGGGCTCTGTCCTGTAAAGTTACAGCACTTGCAAAGTGGCCGGACCCACTTAACGGTTTATTGTCAAATTCGACGCATTCTCTCTCGCAGAATGAACGAGTCGGAGAACAACAATGAGCATTCAGGAACCCGCGCTGCGGGTCCCCGGGGAACGTCCTCCGGGCAAGAGTTTCATCGTCAGCTACCTTGAGTCGCTGTCGCTGGTCGAACGGCTGCACCGTCTGCTGCTGGACGTGATCAAGGACGAATTCGAACGCGTCGGCGTGCTGGAAATCAACGCGGTGCAGGCGCTGTTGCTGTTC encodes:
- a CDS encoding helix-turn-helix domain-containing protein, encoding MTDESNDWYSQEAATFGDRVAAAREAAGLSQKELARRLGVRLSTVRGWEDDRSEPRANRLSMMAGLLNVSMMWLINGEGDGLASPEEDPLPRDMRLLLADLRSLRADLVSKAEQVARMEKTLRKLVQETTDV
- a CDS encoding succinate dehydrogenase assembly factor 2, which encodes MSEVHEHRLKRLKMRSMRRGIKEMDIILEAYADDTLHLMDDAELTLYDEMLNENDQDLYQWVTGQVAAPPRFSGLIGRISLQFQGSVL